The following is a genomic window from Chloracidobacterium sp..
CGCCGGGCAACCCAGCTACCGCATTTCTGATAAGCGACATTCGCTCCGCTCGTTCGGCTGTATTGGCCGGTGAAGCCGATGCCGATGCCACAAATACGCGATCTTCGCTTCCGTCCTCGCTGTCCAAGTGGTCTTCCGCCCGGGACTTTTGCCGCCGCTTGATCGTAAGACACTGGTTAACGGCAATTCTATGGAGCCACGAAGAAACCTTCGCCTCGCCTCTGAATTTTTTGATATTTCGATATGCCGCCACAAAAGCCTCTTGGGTCGCGTCTGCCGCGTCGTCCTCACGGCCCAGCATTCCGAAACACAATGCAAAGATCTTCCGTTCCCAACGGCGCACGATCTCACCGAACGCGTCATCATCGTCACGTATTGCAAGCTCGACCAATTTTTCGTCAGTCAGGTCCCTGTACATTCAGAAACGGCCCTAAAACTTTCGCGGCCGATACGAAAAACGACCGCCTTATGTAACATTAGACGGCCGAATTACAAAAAAAGTCGAATAAACCTAGATCAGTACGCTTTTGCGAACACTACACGACGAGCTGAGTCTCTGCCTGAGAACACGCATTTCCCGGCGCCGTCGCCCTCATCGAGGGGAATGCAGCGAATGGTCGCCTTTGTCTCAGCCTTTATCGCCTCTTCGGTTTCAGCGGTGCCGTCCCAATGCGCCGACACGAAGCCTCCGCGCTCGATCTGTGCCTTAAAATCGCCCCAACTGTCTATAACAAAAGTATTTTCAGCACGAAACTTCAACGCACGTGCATAGATATTCGACTGTATATCATCGAGCAGCCGCGTAATGTGGCCGACAATACCTTCAAGCGACACACTTTCCTTTGTCAATTCATCACGCCGCGCAACCTCAACGGTATTGTTTTCGAGATCGCGCATCCCGATCGCGAGCCTTACCGGTACGCCCTTAAGTTCATACTCGGCGAACTTCCAGCCCGAACGCTGATTGTCGCTGTCATCGTATTTTACCGAAACGCCTGCGGCTTTGAGATCGGCAACTATCGGATCGATCTTTGCGGTGATCGCGGCTAAATCTTCCGGTGCTTTGTAAATAGGCACGATCACGACCTGGATCGGCGCCAATTTCGGCGGCAGCACAAGCCCTTGATCATCGGAATGAGCCATTATCAAGGCTCCCATCAACCGCGTTGACACGCCCCAGCTTGTCGCCCATGCATATTCGAGCTGATTTTCCTTGTTAACGAATCGCACGTCAAAGGATCGCGCAAAATTTTGCCCTAAGAAGTGGGACGTGCCGGCCTGCAATGCCTTTCCGTCCTGCATTAGCGCTTCGATGCAATAGGTCTCTTCCGCACCGGCAAATCGTTCGTTCGGCGTTTTCACGCCCTTCAACACGGGCATCGCCATCCAATTTTGGGCAAAGTCCGCGTAAACGCCGAGCATCTTCTCGGTCTCTTCTACTGCCTCGTCCTTCGTGGCATGAGCTGTATGTCCTTCCTGCCACAAGAATTCCGTTGTACGAAGGAACAGACGCGTCCGCATCTCCCAGCGGACAACATTTGCC
Proteins encoded in this region:
- a CDS encoding sigma-70 family RNA polymerase sigma factor — encoded protein: MYRDLTDEKLVELAIRDDDDAFGEIVRRWERKIFALCFGMLGREDDAADATQEAFVAAYRNIKKFRGEAKVSSWLHRIAVNQCLTIKRRQKSRAEDHLDSEDGSEDRVFVASASASPANTAERAERMSLIRNAVAGLPGDLRQVIVMKEFEEMTFQEISDTLELPLSTVKSRLYTALKQLRHKLDRTPIEVV
- a CDS encoding proline--tRNA ligase, which produces MSKGLPKRSENYSEWYNEIVKRADLAENSSVRGCMVIKPYGFAIWEKMQRALDDMFKATGHQNAYFPLFVPRSFLEKEEEHAEGFAKECAVVTHYRLKAKPDGKGLMVDPDAKLEEELIVRPTSEAVIWNTYKNWIQSWRDLPLLINQWANVVRWEMRTRLFLRTTEFLWQEGHTAHATKDEAVEETEKMLGVYADFAQNWMAMPVLKGVKTPNERFAGAEETYCIEALMQDGKALQAGTSHFLGQNFARSFDVRFVNKENQLEYAWATSWGVSTRLMGALIMAHSDDQGLVLPPKLAPIQVVIVPIYKAPEDLAAITAKIDPIVADLKAAGVSVKYDDSDNQRSGWKFAEYELKGVPVRLAIGMRDLENNTVEVARRDELTKESVSLEGIVGHITRLLDDIQSNIYARALKFRAENTFVIDSWGDFKAQIERGGFVSAHWDGTAETEEAIKAETKATIRCIPLDEGDGAGKCVFSGRDSARRVVFAKAY